A genomic segment from Stegostoma tigrinum isolate sSteTig4 chromosome 1, sSteTig4.hap1, whole genome shotgun sequence encodes:
- the LOC125456012 gene encoding ADP/ATP translocase 4-like codes for MAAGSNIFDLTSFTKDLLAGGIAAAVSKTAVAPIERVKLLLQVQASSKQISVDQQYKGIIDCVVRIPKEQGFISFWRGNLANVIRYFPTQALNFAFKDKYKQLFMAGIDKEKQFGKWFLANLASGGAAGATSLCFVYPLDFARTRLAADIGKGPEERQFTGLADCIVKVAKRDGPRGLYQGFGVSVNGIIVYRASYFGCYDTIKGVLPDQKNTPVYVSFLIAQGVTSFSGILSYPFDTVRRRMMMQSGEAMRQYTGTIDCFVKIFKNEGIGAFFRGAFSNILRGTGGALVLVFYDEIKKLLILLEEKII; via the exons CAAAGACCTTCTGGCTGGCGGTATTGCCGCCGCCGTCTCCAAGACGGCAGTGGCGCCCATCGAGAGGGTGAAGTTGCTGTTGCAGGTCCAAGCGTCAAGCAAGCAGATCAGCGTCGATCAACAGTACAAGGGAATTATTGACTGCGTGGTCCGGATACCGAAGGAGCAGG GATTTATCAGTTTTTGGCGTGGCAACTTAGCAAATGTGATTCGATACTTCCCAACTCAGGCATTGAACTTTGCCTTCAAGGACAAGTACAAGCAACTATTTATGGCAGGAATTGACAAAGAGAAACAG TTTGGAAAATGGTTCTTAGCAAATTTAGCATCTGGAGGAGCTGCGGGTGCCACATCCCTGTGTTTTGTCTATCCCTTGGATTTTGCACGAACACGCTTGGCTGCTGATATTGGCAAAG GTCCTGAAGAACGGCAGTTTACCGGTCTCGCTGATTGCATTGTGAAAGTTGCGAAGCGGGACGGACCCAGGGGACTTTATCAAGGATTTGGTGTTTCAGTGAATGGCATCATTGTATATCGAGCTTCTTATTTCGGGTGTTATGACACAATCAAG GGTGTGCTACCGGACCAAAAGAATACTCCAGTCTACGTGTCATTTCTCATTGCTCAAGGTGTGACCTCGTTTTCTGGGATACTGTCTTACCCTTTTGATACTGTAAGACGACGAATGATGATGCAG AGCGGTGAAGCGATGAGACAGTACACTGGAACAATCGACTGTTTTGTGAAGATCTTTAAGAATGAAGGAATTGGTGCTTTCTTCAGAGGAGCGTTTTCAAATATCTTACGTGGCACTGGTGGTGCTTTGGTGCTTGTGTTCTATGATGAAATTAAGAAATTGCTAATATTGCTGgaagagaaaataattt